A window of Mucilaginibacter robiniae genomic DNA:
CCTATCGTACTGCGGTTTCCTTGTACAATAAGCCCCAGCTGCAAAATGGTCTTCAAAAATCAAATGCTGTAGTAGGTGTGGTTGAACTTTTTGCCACCGACAAATTACGAGTAGGTTATGCTTTTGATTATTCGTTAACGCCACTCAGCAGTTACAGCTACGGCTCGCACGAACTATCCATTGGTATCTACTTAAATCATAGCCATGTGGATTCTAACGGTAACCGGTGTTATTTCTAGTAGATTGGGTGGCAGCAAATACTGAAGATGGTAGATTTAAAATCACGACAAAGCCTTGTACATACTATATAACTTATCACTTGTGCTATGTTTCTCTACAACATTATACTGTCTTATCTTGCGGTGAACTATTTTCAATAATTTCAATAATCTTTTCATTCTGTACTATCCAGTAGCCCAAGCGTTCGTCGGTGATGCCATTCTGAAGCTGGTAGCTGTAGGTAGGCACGCCTTCCTGCATCTTAGTTTCCATATAGCGGAAGCTGATGTTGTTCAGCTTTTTTAGTTCGTAGGCTACTTCGGTAATGTGGGTGGAAATGATAAAAATGCAGTTCCTGATTTTGGCAAAAGCTTGTATAATGGCTAAGGAAGAATCATAAGCGTCTTTTACATTGGTGCCACGAAATAGCTCATCAAACACCACTACCAATTTGCCGCGCTGTTTGATTTTTTGCGCTACTTGTTTTACCCGAATTACTTCGCTGTAAAAATGGCTATAGCCCTGAACTAAATTATCAGCCAGGTTAATAGTAGTTATTAACCCATTAAAAACGCTGGTTTGCATAGATGTGGCCGGCACGGGAAAACCAATGTGTACTAGTAATACACAAACAGCTATAGATTTTAACAAGGTGGATTTGCCTGCCATATTAGCGCCGGTTACAAAACAAACATTATGTTCGGCATTAAATGTAATATCATTCCTGATTGGGCTTTTGATTAAAGGATGAAATAGTCCGTTCAAGATTAAACAGGAGTCTGCATCAGATTTAATAATTGGATAGCTGAAATTGAGCTGCTCGGCTGTGTGGGCAACTGCACTGAATACATCCAACTGGTAAACCATATTCAGTAAGGTTTTTATTGCTTCACGCCCTTGATAGCGAAACACATAATCACACTCCTGTATTTGCAGGGCATTTAGCTTTTTAAGTATTAACAGCGGCATAATGGCTGCAAAATTGGGCTGGCTTAAAGTTTCATTTAGGAAAGTTTTATAGCGTAAACCTATAGCCGGGCTGTGGTGCTGAACTTCAAACGTAGCAAAATATTGGTTCAAAGTGCTAATCAGATTTAGTAGCAACTGGATGCCGCGTGTAATAACATAGTATTCGGCTGATGGCTTGAGTAAATGTTGAGCATAGCTTTTAACGGCCTGATAGGAAGAAACCTTCTGAGGATAATTATCCTGCTTCAAGTAATGCTCAATAAAGTCTAAATCATCTTTATGAAAGCTAGCTTCGGTACCGGTTTGCTGGAGATAGCGAATAAATTCCAGCCGCTCGTTAATTAAATTTGCATCGTGTAAAGGAGCATCAAACCAATCAGCCAGAACTAGTCTGCCGCCTAAGGTACGCGGTTTAAACAGGCTCATTATCGATGCCGTATCCCCGTAAGCTGCCGTGATTGCCAAATCATTGCGGGTTTGTTGGTCGACATCAAAAGCCATGTTAATCACTAATACTGTCTATATTCCTGATTCTATACTCTTAATTCTCATTCTTGAATATACCGCCCAAAGAATTCATAAATCCGTAACATTTGGTCAATGCGCTGGCGTACGTTGCCCGAGCGGGAGAGTTCGTGCGTGCCGCCGGGATGCTGTACGTATTCTACGGGGCGGTTTAATACTTTTAAAGCTTTGTACATCATTTCGCCTTGTACAATGCCGGTACGTAGGTCGGTTTCGCCATGCAACATGAGGTAAGGCGTGGTAATCTGATTTACATAGGTAAACGGCGATTCGCGAGTTAGAATAGGCTTAATTTGCGGTTCCCAAGGGTAACCACCAAAGTACATGGGTACTAAGCGCCAAGCGTTACCCTCGCCAAAAAAGGTAGTCAGGTCATACACGCCACGTTGTGATGAAATAGCTGCAAAACGTTTGGTATGGCTGGCTAACCAAGCTGTTAAGTAACCGGCGTATGAGCCACCTGTAGCTACGGTTTTAGCCGGATCGCCCCAGCCTTCGGCTAAAGTGCTATCCAGAGCAGCCAACACATCTTCGGTTGGGCCAGTACCCCAATCCTGGTAGTTAGCTTTCAAAAAATCCAAACCATAACCACCTGAACCACGCGGATTGGAGTAAACCACACCATAACCATGTGCGCAGAAAAATTGGTACTCGTGCCACATGCTACTTTCGCCAGGGCCCCACATAGCAGTTGGTCCGCCGTGTATTTGCAGCATGATAGGGTACTTTTTACCAGTTTGAAAGTTGGTTGGCTTCATGACCCAATATTCTACTTTCAAACCTTTGCTGTTGGTATAATACTTCTTTTCCGGGTAGCTGAGCTTTTTATCTTTCAGCCACTCGTAATTGAAGCTGGTAAGGCGTTTGGGTGATTTATTGCTGAGATCACTTACATAAAGCTCGAAAGGGTTAGCAACTTCGGTTTTTACATACACCAACAATTTTTTACCTACATCCAGTCCGCTTAAGCCCGCTTCAAAGCTGCTGAGCTGTTCGGGTTTAGTGTTAGTTACATTCACCCGGTAAATGGGAATACCACCGTTGGATTGTGCCGTAAAATACAAATACTTGCTATCGGCCGACCAGGTGAAGTTAGCAGCTGAACGGTCTAGCGGAATAGTAATTATTTGTGTAGGATGTTGCAAATCTAAAATTTTAATTTCGGGAATATCTATAACCATGCTTTTACCCGAGGTATAGACCAGATACTGGCCTGACGGTGAAATAGCGGCGTTGCTGAGCATCGCGTTATCTTGGGCAAGAACCAGCTTACGACTACCACCTGCCACTGGGATAGAATAAATAGCAGCTTGTACAGCACGATCAGGATTAGCCGTTGAATCAGGGGCTGATATGATGATAGACCTGCCATCGGGCATAAACTGTGCATTGCTGAAGCTGTTGAACCCATTGGTAAGCGGACGAGGTTTAGCGCCAGCTTCGGCATTCATAATAAAATAATGTGTAAAGCGAAAGTCTGGCTCGGTAGTTGCCTCGCCTTCAAAATTTAGTTTATTAAATACTTTAACTTTATGATCGGCTTCATCCTGTGCCAGATAGCTGCGAATAGCTGCAAAATTACCATTGGGGTTAGGTACAATGGTTGGTAAGCCTGGAAACTGGCTATATCCCGGCTTTTCGGATGCCCAAGCAGGAACTTGCTTCTGGCTGTTCAGTACCGAATCTTTCAGTAGTTCATTTAGCGATAGGTTAACGCTGAATAAAATCCGTTTACCATTAGGCGACCACTGCGGCGATGAAGCGCCATACTGTGCATGCGTAAGTTGTACAGGCTGCCCGCCGTTGGCAGGCACCAGAAAAATCTGGCTTCGGCCTTTTATGGAACTGACTACGGCAATCGTCTGGTCATCGGTCGACCAAGCGGCTTGACTGGCTGTGCTGTCTAGCAAAGCGTGTGGGGTAAAGCTGTTATCGGTAGAGGCTAGCCATACTTGGTTTTGGTAGGTGTACTCTTTGCTATTCTTTTGATCGGGGATGATGGAAGTAAGTGTAAAAGCTACTTTCTTACCATCGTGCGATAGCGCTACCCCGCTGATTTGTTTAATGCGAGTCAAATCGGTAACTTCTATTGTACTATTTTGCTGTGCTAAAGCTGCACTGATGATAAGAAAGGAATGGAAGAGTAGGAGGAAAGCTTTTTTCATAATCTGCCTTGTTGCAGCTAAATATAGTAAAATACTTATCCGGATATTGATTTTTGAGCTTTATGCTTAATAAGAAAGTATTGGTTTGAATAAAGAAGTTGTAATAGGCGTCAGTAAACATAAAAAAGGCTATCCAACTTAAGTTTGGATAGCCTTTTACATAATATATGTCGGTTTTTATTTCTGTCTGAAAAATATTTGTATCGGAACACCTGAAAAGTTGAAGTTTTCTCGGAGTTTATTTTCAATAAACCGCTTGTAAGGCTCTTTAATATATTGCGGCAGGTTACAGAAGAACGCAAACATAGGCGCATTACCATTAATCTGGGTAATGTATTTAATTTTTACGTGCTTGCCTTTTAATGCCGGTGGTGGGTAGTTTTCAATAATAGGCAGCATAATATCGTTCAGTCTTGAAGTAGATATTTTTTTGCTGCGGTTTTCATAAACCTGTTCGGCGGTTTCAATTACTT
This region includes:
- a CDS encoding MutS-related protein; this encodes MAFDVDQQTRNDLAITAAYGDTASIMSLFKPRTLGGRLVLADWFDAPLHDANLINERLEFIRYLQQTGTEASFHKDDLDFIEHYLKQDNYPQKVSSYQAVKSYAQHLLKPSAEYYVITRGIQLLLNLISTLNQYFATFEVQHHSPAIGLRYKTFLNETLSQPNFAAIMPLLILKKLNALQIQECDYVFRYQGREAIKTLLNMVYQLDVFSAVAHTAEQLNFSYPIIKSDADSCLILNGLFHPLIKSPIRNDITFNAEHNVCFVTGANMAGKSTLLKSIAVCVLLVHIGFPVPATSMQTSVFNGLITTINLADNLVQGYSHFYSEVIRVKQVAQKIKQRGKLVVVFDELFRGTNVKDAYDSSLAIIQAFAKIRNCIFIISTHITEVAYELKKLNNISFRYMETKMQEGVPTYSYQLQNGITDERLGYWIVQNEKIIEIIENSSPQDKTV
- a CDS encoding S9 family peptidase; the protein is MKKAFLLLFHSFLIISAALAQQNSTIEVTDLTRIKQISGVALSHDGKKVAFTLTSIIPDQKNSKEYTYQNQVWLASTDNSFTPHALLDSTASQAAWSTDDQTIAVVSSIKGRSQIFLVPANGGQPVQLTHAQYGASSPQWSPNGKRILFSVNLSLNELLKDSVLNSQKQVPAWASEKPGYSQFPGLPTIVPNPNGNFAAIRSYLAQDEADHKVKVFNKLNFEGEATTEPDFRFTHYFIMNAEAGAKPRPLTNGFNSFSNAQFMPDGRSIIISAPDSTANPDRAVQAAIYSIPVAGGSRKLVLAQDNAMLSNAAISPSGQYLVYTSGKSMVIDIPEIKILDLQHPTQIITIPLDRSAANFTWSADSKYLYFTAQSNGGIPIYRVNVTNTKPEQLSSFEAGLSGLDVGKKLLVYVKTEVANPFELYVSDLSNKSPKRLTSFNYEWLKDKKLSYPEKKYYTNSKGLKVEYWVMKPTNFQTGKKYPIMLQIHGGPTAMWGPGESSMWHEYQFFCAHGYGVVYSNPRGSGGYGLDFLKANYQDWGTGPTEDVLAALDSTLAEGWGDPAKTVATGGSYAGYLTAWLASHTKRFAAISSQRGVYDLTTFFGEGNAWRLVPMYFGGYPWEPQIKPILTRESPFTYVNQITTPYLMLHGETDLRTGIVQGEMMYKALKVLNRPVEYVQHPGGTHELSRSGNVRQRIDQMLRIYEFFGRYIQE